From Vicinamibacterales bacterium:
CTTCCGAACCGGAGCCCAGTGCGACGGACCGGGCCGCGGCGGCCGATCCCCGGATCTCGCGCCGCGCCGCGCTGTCCGGGCGAAGCCTCCCGGCGGCGGCCTTCCGTCCGATGACAGGCCGCGGGGGGAGAGGACGGGTCCGCGCCCCCATACCCCCACGGCCAGATCACCACGCCGCCACCGTCCGGCTCGATGCCCTGACGCAGGTGGGCGGTCTACGCCGCGCTTGGCGAGACCCGTGGCTCGGCCCCGCTCACCGCGCCCTGAGCCGCGTCGATGGGCGCCCCGCCGCGCCGGCCGTGCGGTTCACGGCGGGCCGCCGGTGGCCTGCTATGATCTCGCCATGCCCACGCGCTTGTATCAAGTCGACGCGTTCACCGATCGGCCGTTCGCCGGCAATCCCGCAGCCGTGTGCCTGCTCGACCGGCCTGCCGACGCCGTCTGGATGCAGAGCGTCGCGCGCGAGATGAACCTGTCGGAGACCGCCTTCGTCGTCCCGGGCATCGATGCCGCCCCGCCGAACTGCCCGCTCTTCGGCCTCCGATGGTTCACGGCTGCCGGCGTCGAAGTCGACATCTGCGGCCATGCGACGCTCGCCACCGCACACGTGCTGTGGGAATCCGGGCTGCTGGCTCATGGCGAACGCGCGTGTTTCGACACGCGGAGCGGGCGGTTGACGGCGGCGCGCGATGCGGCCTGGATCACGCTCGACTTCCCCGCGATGCCGGTCGTGCCCGGTCCTATTCCGGGCACCATCCTGACTGCGCTGCGCGTCGATCCGCTCTTCACCGGCACGTGCGGTCCGCGCTGCCTGGTGGAAGTCGCGAACGAGTCCATCGTCCGCGGCCTCGCGCCTGATTTCACCCTGATGCGCAGCGCGCCGGGCCGCGCCGTCATCGTCACCAGCCGCGCCGACGCCGGCCGCGCGTACGACATCGTCTCGCGGTACTTCGCGCCGTGGGTGGGTGTGGACGAGGATCCGGTGACCGGCGTCGCGCACTGCGCGCTCGGTCCCTTCTGGGCCGCGCGCCTGGGCAGGCAGACGGTCACGGCGTATCAAGCATCGGCTCGCGGCGGCCATCTCCGCCTCGCGCTGACCGATGGGCTGCCCCCGCGGGTGCAGATCAGCGGCCAGGCGGTCACCGTGCTGGTCGGCACACTGCGCGGCGCCTGACATTCAACCCGGGGATCGCAGAGACCGCCGAGCACGACGCCACTGAGGCACGGAGGCCCGCCCCCAATTTGCTATACTTCTCACTGCGCCGCCGGTTACGACCCCGCACGCCGTCGCCAGGATCACCAGCGAGCCAGCATGGTTGCCGTTGCCGTTCCGCTCCTCACCGCTGGAGAACGCGCCGAGTCTCGACGTCTCGTCGAGTCGCATGACCTGACGTTCGAAGACGGCTGCGACGAGGTCGTGGGCGTCTACGACGCCGGGCGCCTGGTGGCCACGGGTGCGCGAGGCGGCTACGTGCTGAAGATGTTCGCGATCGAAGCGTCATACCAGGGCGGCGACGTCCTCGGGGAACTGGCGACCTCGCTCATCGCCGGCGGCCGCCGCGCGGGCCACGACACGCTGTTCGTGTTCACGCGGCCTGAGCACGCGGCCAGCTTCGCGTCGTGTCACTTTCGCCTGCTGGCCACGAGCGGCGCGGTCACGCTGCTCGAGTACGGACCGGGCCTCGAGGAATACTTGCGGACCCGTCGTCACCTTCGACGCGAGGGGCGGAACGGCGCGGTCGTGGTCAACGGCAACCCGTTCACTCGCGGGCACCTGCACCTGGTCGAAACCGCAGCGCGCCTGGTCAGCACGCTCTACCTCTTCGTCGTCCGCGAGGATCGGTCGGTCTTCCCGTTCGACGTCCGCCTCGGCCTCGCACAGGACGCGACGCGCCACCTGTCGAACGTCGTGGTGCTGGACACGTCGCGGTACGCCGTCAGCGCCGGCACCTTCCCGTCGTATTTCCTTCGGAAGAACGACGACAAGGCGCGGCTGCAGATGCGGCTCGACGTCCGGCTGTTCGGCGAGCGCCTCGCGCCGGCGTTCGGCATCACCGAACGGTTCGTTGGCCACGAGCCCTACTGCGAGACGACCGCGGAGTACAACCGTGCGATGGCCGAGGTACTCCCACAGTGCGGGATCGGGCTGACCGAGATCCCTCGGCTCGAAGCAGACGGCCGACCGATCAGCGCGACCACGGTGCGCGCGGCCCTGGCGGCCGGCAACCTCGCGGCTGTGACGGGGCTCGTGCCGCCCGCGACGATGGTGTTTCTCGAATCGGAGGCTGGCCGGGGAATCGCGAGTCGGCTCCAGTCGGAGTCGATGGCGGCCCCGTGATCCCCGGCTCCCGTGTTCTCGATCCTCAGTGCTCGATTTCGAATTCTGACTCCTGGCTCCTGACTCTTTCTTGATATGAACATCACCACCAAAGCCAGCGCGGGGACGATGCAGTCCAGCGATCTGATGGTCCACGTCGAACCGGCGGACGGACTCGAGATCGAGATCGAGTCCACCGTCAAGAAACAGTTCGAACACCTGATTCGTGCGCGGATCGAGGCGACGCTCCAGCGAAACTCGGTGACACGGGCCCGGGTGAAGGTGACCGATCGCGGCGCGCTCGATTACGCCATCGAGGCACGGGTGGAGGCGGCCCTGCGCCGGGCCGCGGAGGTATAGTGTGGACAAGCTTTCGTATCGCGAGGTCCGACAGGGCCGACGCTTCATGATCCGGGTGCTGCCCGGAACACGACTGGTCGACGAACTCCTGCAGTTCGCTCGCCTGGTCGAACTCCGACATGCGGCCATCGTCTCGGCCGTCGGATCGGTGCGCGACGTCGAGTTCAGCGACATCCAGGCAGGCGCCCGCCTGCCAATCACCGAACCGCGCATGCCCGTGCACCGCGTGGAAGGCCCGCTCGATCTGCTCGGCCTCGAGGGCAACCTCGTGCCGAACGAAACGGGCAGGGTGGATGCCCACCTGCACATCTTCGCGGCCAAGTCCTCGGGCGAGGCCATCGGCGGTCACCTGCGCGACGCGGAGGTCTTCGCCACCTGCGAGGTCATCCTGAGCGAGTACATCGTCGAGGGCGTCGAGCGCCAGCACTCGACTCGCGGCGGCGTGGACACGCTCTTCTTCGAGGACAAGTAGCATGGACAGGCGACAACGGCTCCGACGCTCGCTGCTCTACGTCCCCGGCAACATGCCGGGCATGCTGCAGAACATCCCGGTCTTCAACTCCGACGGCGTGCTGATCGATCTCGAGGACGCGGTACCGCTCAGCGAGAAGGACGCGGCGCGGCTGCTCGCCCGCCACTTCCTCCAGACGTTCCCCGACCGGAGCAAGGAGATCTTCGTCCGCATCAACGGCCTCGACACGAAGTACGCGCTGGACGACCTGCGCGCGGTGCTGCCGGCCAAGCCCGATGGGATCCGCCTGCCGAAGGCCGACGATCCGGAAGTGGTCGAGCGCCTCGACACGCTGTTGACCGAGTACGAGGAGAAACTCGGCCTCGAAATCGGCTACTTCTCGATCATGCCGTCGATCGAGAGCGCGGTTGGCGTCCTCAACTGCGTGAAGACGGCACATGCCTCGAAGCGCATGGTCGCCCTGGCGTTCGGTGCCGAGGACTACACCGCATCGCTCGAAATCCAGCGAACGCGAGGCGGCGAGGAACTGCTCGGCGCGCGCATGCAGAT
This genomic window contains:
- a CDS encoding PhzF family phenazine biosynthesis protein; translated protein: MPTRLYQVDAFTDRPFAGNPAAVCLLDRPADAVWMQSVAREMNLSETAFVVPGIDAAPPNCPLFGLRWFTAAGVEVDICGHATLATAHVLWESGLLAHGERACFDTRSGRLTAARDAAWITLDFPAMPVVPGPIPGTILTALRVDPLFTGTCGPRCLVEVANESIVRGLAPDFTLMRSAPGRAVIVTSRADAGRAYDIVSRYFAPWVGVDEDPVTGVAHCALGPFWAARLGRQTVTAYQASARGGHLRLALTDGLPPRVQISGQAVTVLVGTLRGA
- the citC gene encoding [citrate (pro-3S)-lyase] ligase, with amino-acid sequence MVAVAVPLLTAGERAESRRLVESHDLTFEDGCDEVVGVYDAGRLVATGARGGYVLKMFAIEASYQGGDVLGELATSLIAGGRRAGHDTLFVFTRPEHAASFASCHFRLLATSGAVTLLEYGPGLEEYLRTRRHLRREGRNGAVVVNGNPFTRGHLHLVETAARLVSTLYLFVVREDRSVFPFDVRLGLAQDATRHLSNVVVLDTSRYAVSAGTFPSYFLRKNDDKARLQMRLDVRLFGERLAPAFGITERFVGHEPYCETTAEYNRAMAEVLPQCGIGLTEIPRLEADGRPISATTVRAALAAGNLAAVTGLVPPATMVFLESEAGRGIASRLQSESMAAP
- the citD gene encoding citrate lyase acyl carrier protein yields the protein MNITTKASAGTMQSSDLMVHVEPADGLEIEIESTVKKQFEHLIRARIEATLQRNSVTRARVKVTDRGALDYAIEARVEAALRRAAEV
- a CDS encoding PPC domain-containing DNA-binding protein, with amino-acid sequence MDKLSYREVRQGRRFMIRVLPGTRLVDELLQFARLVELRHAAIVSAVGSVRDVEFSDIQAGARLPITEPRMPVHRVEGPLDLLGLEGNLVPNETGRVDAHLHIFAAKSSGEAIGGHLRDAEVFATCEVILSEYIVEGVERQHSTRGGVDTLFFEDK
- a CDS encoding aldolase/citrate lyase family protein, with amino-acid sequence MDRRQRLRRSLLYVPGNMPGMLQNIPVFNSDGVLIDLEDAVPLSEKDAARLLARHFLQTFPDRSKEIFVRINGLDTKYALDDLRAVLPAKPDGIRLPKADDPEVVERLDTLLTEYEEKLGLEIGYFSIMPSIESAVGVLNCVKTAHASKRMVALAFGAEDYTASLEIQRTRGGEELLGARMQIVWAAKAAGLQAIDSVFADANDVDGLRADTELVKRLGFTGKSLVNPRQIDVVHEVFRPKPDEVEHALDVMEAIKKAREMGTGVISLRGKMVDAPVVKRAARTIRTAVAFGMIDYELSDEVIYGQE